The following proteins come from a genomic window of Papilio machaon chromosome 7, ilPapMach1.1, whole genome shotgun sequence:
- the LOC106714694 gene encoding uncharacterized protein LOC106714694 codes for MASRPESDESKYLAPALASITESLSLLGLSPETLAISVGESLAERYLATIRAKPPAAPPLATPLAPATCAPPRRAAPDPAHLQLFSNDFMEYLNQIA; via the coding sequence ATGGCCTCGCGCCCCGAATCCGACGAGTCCAAGTACCTCGCGCCCGCGCTGGCCAGCATCACGGAGTCGCTATCGCTGCTAGGTCTGAGCCCCGAGACGCTCGCCATCAGCGTAGGCGAGTCCCTGGCGGAACGGTATCTGGCCACGATCCGTGCCAAGCCACCGGCTGCGCCCCCGTTGGCGACGCCGCTGGCGCCCGCGACGTGCGCCccaccgcgccgcgccgcgcccgaCCCCGCGCACCTGCAGCTCTTCTCCAACGACTTCATGGAATACCTGAACCAGATCGCGTAA